A window of Cottoperca gobio chromosome 16, fCotGob3.1, whole genome shotgun sequence contains these coding sequences:
- the cd4-2.1 gene encoding CD4-2 molecule, tandem duplicate 1, with translation MKTIVCFGFVLCALSAAGSVILTRPGQKVTLECGPDTFNQRLVWHHGSDLIFNTPKSGFTRRGSTDIVLRSKVKQEINLEISKVKEEDAGKFICMADGKSHEHTLVVVSVSASPSGELQLGSQVSLRCQIKGVDSTVQWRSPDGSLHPKTAHLTSVSRSHAGTWNCTFSHGGETHSQSLDINVEEPETAASAPSQSPEDAHKPTSLHSQPGVIQPPSDAVLLLGLVWWVWVAVGVGCLVVLLLMVFVIVLCKRIKRRKRKIHMLKNGRLPLKPKKYCQCDRPAAAAKPQQGRRREKPSAPPLQPLLM, from the exons ATGAAGACGATCGTGTGCTTCGGCTTCG TGCTGTGTGCACTCTCTGCTGCAGGCAGCGTGATCCTCACCAGACCCGGGCAGAAGGTCACGCTGGAGTGTGGACCCGACACCTTCAACCAACGGCTGGTGTGGCATCACGGGAGTGACCTGATCTTTAACACCCCTAAGAGCGGCTTCACTCGCAGAG GCTCAACTGACATTGTGCTGAGGTCAAAGGTGAAGCAGGAAATTAATCTGGAGATCTCAAAGGTGAAGGAAGAAGATGCCGGAAAGTTCATTTGCATGGCAGATGGAAAAAGTCACGAACACACACTTGTTGTGGTCTCAG TGTCGGCCAGCCCGTCTGGTGAGCTCCAGCTGGGCAGTCAGGTTTCGCTCCGGTGTCAGATCAAAGGTGTGGACTCTACGGTGCAGTGGAGGAGTCCGGATGGAAGTCTGCACCCAAAGACGGCTCACCTCACATCTGTATCCCGCTCTCATGCGGGGACCTGGAACTGTACGTTCTCTCATGGCGGGGAGACGCACAGTCAGAGCCTTGACATCAACGTTGAAG AACCTGAAACAGCTGCATCAGCCCCGTCCCAAAGCCCAGAGGACGCCCATAAGCCAACCTCCCTCCACT CTCAACCGGGCGTCATTCAACCTCCATCCGACGCCGTTCTGCTGCTGGGGCTGGTCTGGTGGGTGTGGGTCGCAGTGGGAGTGGGCTGCCTGGTTGTGCTGCTCCTGATGGTTTTTGTCATTGTCTTGTGCAAGAGGATCAAAAGAAGGAAG AGAAAAATTCACATGCTGAAGAATGGCCGACTGCCACTGAAGCCCAAGAAGTACTGCCAGTGTGACCG cccagcagctgcagcaaaaCCGCAGCAAGGACGCCGGAGAGAGAAGCCATCAGCTCCCCCTCTGCAGCCCCTGCTAATGTAG
- the LOC115020750 gene encoding myeloid leukemia factor 2-like: MFRFLNDVDDDPYMMDPFAAHRQQMRLMFGPFGMDPFALAPQIQPPRAPRRQAGALTPFGMMGMGGGGGGGGFMDMFGMMGEMMGNVDRMSGSPNCQTFSSSTVISYSSSDTGPPEVYQQTSATRTGPGGIRETRQSMRDSESGLERLAIGHHIGERGHVMERSRNRRTGDREERQDYINLDETDAGAFDEEWRREAGRYVPPTARALEYGRERRGGGQQLALTAPPTSTSPPSPRHESPRHRQPQTRPRYDW, encoded by the exons ATGTTTCGGTTCTTGAATGACGTTGATGACGACCCCTACATGAT GGATCCATTTGCAGCTCACAGGCAGCAGATGAGGCTGATGTTCGGACCATTTGGCATGGACCCCTTTGCTCTCGCCCCCCAGATACAACCGCCCCGCGCACCACGCAGACAG GCTGGTGCACTGACCCCCTTCGGCATGATGGGAATG ggtggtggtggtggtggtggagggttCATGGATATGTTTGGCATGATGGGAGAAATGATGGGAAACGTG GATAGAATGTCCGGTTCGCCGAACTGTCAGACGTTTTCCTCTTCGACAGTGATCTCCTACTCCTCTTCAGACACGGGGCCTCCTGAGGTTTACCAGCAGACCAGCGCGACGAGAACGGGCCCAGGAGGG ATCCGCGAGACGCGACAGTCGATGAGGGACAGCGAGAGCGGCCTCGAGCGTCTCGCTATCGGCCACCACATCGGGGAACGTGGACACGTAATGGAGCGTTCACGAAATCGCCGCACCGGGGACCGAGAGGAACGACAAGACTACATTAACCTCGATGAGA CTGATGCTGGAGCGTTTGatgaggagtggaggagggaggcaggaagGTACGTCCCCCCGACTGCCCGGGCGCTAGAGTACGGCCGAGAGCGACGAGGAGGAGGTCAGCAGCTGGCACTTACTGCCCCTCCCACTTCGACAAGCCCACCAAGCCCTCGGCACGAGTCCCCCAGACACCGTCAGCCCCAGACTCGCCCGCGTTACGACTGGTGA
- the usp5 gene encoding LOW QUALITY PROTEIN: ubiquitin carboxyl-terminal hydrolase 5 (The sequence of the model RefSeq protein was modified relative to this genomic sequence to represent the inferred CDS: deleted 1 base in 1 codon), giving the protein MADVSEVLMSVLSTIRVPKPGDRVHKDECALSFSSPESEGGLYVCMNSFLGFESQYVDRHHARTGQRAYFHITRTRKAKKEDDNNSGSGHPPKKKPTRLAIGIEGGFDVEQELYEEDVKVVILPDRQEVTSDDLATMPDVVRERVSLSMAGIMAADSVSHALQVQQWDGEVRQESRHAPELKQLDNGVKIPPSGWRCEVCDLQENIWMNLTDGKVLCGRRYFDGSGGNNHALLHFQQTGFPIAVKLGTITPDGGDVYSYDEDDMVLDSKLPEHLAHFGINMMTMEKTERTMTELEIAVNQRVGEWEVIQESGTTLRPLFGPGLTGMKNLGNSCYLNSVMQVLFTVPDFQKKYVSNMEKIIDEAPSDPTQDFKTQVAKLGYGLLSGDYSKPAPDPGDENGASEPRGDQIGIAPRMFKALIGRGHPEFSTNRQQDAQEFLLHFINMVERNCRSGSNPSEAFRFLVEERIVCQQSQKAKYTQRVDYIVQLPVQMDQATNTEELQEAERRREEGDTSAPTVRAQIPFTACMAALSEPEILTDFWSSAVQSKTTATKTTRFASFPDHLVIQIKKFTFGLDWVPKKLDVSIDVPDTLDLSALRATGQQPGEELLPEVAPPPLMTPDVEVKGILGFHGNEEDDSLYSPLLSPVLDDSTVSQLCEMGFPMEACRKAVYYTGNTGIDAAMNWIMGHMDDPDFAAPLVMPGCSSGAGTTPTESLSEEHLATIVSMGFSRDQATKALRATSNVLDRAVDWIFSHLDDLESMDVSEGGRSAAESEGGREPPPPGPRVKDGAGKYELFAFISHMGTSTMCGHYVCHIKKDQQWVIFNDQKVCASEKPPKDLGYLYFYRRVGE; this is encoded by the exons ATGGCGGATGTTAGTGAGGTTTTGATGTCGGTTTTGTCCACAATTCGGGTTCCGAAGCCCGGGGACCGTGTCCACAAAGACGAATGCGCCTTGTCATTTTCCTCGCCG gagagtgaaggaggcCTGTATGTGTGCATGAACAGTTTCCTTGGCTTTGAGAGTCAGTATGTGGACAGGCACCATGCCCGGACTGGCCAGAGGGCTTACTTCCACATCACCCGGACTCGCAAGGCTAAG AAGGAAGATGACAATAATTCTGGATCTGGACACCCGCCCAAGAAAAAGCCCACCAGACTGGCTATAG GGATTGAAGGAGGGTTTGATGTGGAGCAGGAGCTGTATGAGGAGGATGTTAAGGTGGTCATTTTAcctgacagacaggaagtgacatcagaCGACCTTGCTACCATGCCGGACGTTGTGAGAGAGCGG GTATCCCTGTCAATGGCGGGTATCATGGCAGCCGACTCAGTGTCTCATGCCTTACAAGTTCAACAGTGGGATGGAGAGGTGAGACAGGAGTCAAGGCATGCCCCTGAGCTAAAACAGCTTGACAACGGAGTCAAGATCCCTCCCAG TGGCTGGCGgtgtgaggtgtgtgacctcCAGGAGAATATTTGGATGAACCTGACGGATGGCAAAGTGCTGTGTGGTCGCAGGTATTTTGATGGCTCCGGGGGCAACAACCATGCCCTTCTCCACTTCCAGCAGACGGGATTCCCTATTGCTGTCAAACTTGGTACCATCACTCCCGATGGAGGAG ATGTGTATTCCTATGATGAGGATGACATGGTGCTGGATTCCAAGTTACCAGAGCACCTGGCTCACTTTGGCATCAACATGATGACCATGGAAAAG ACCGAGCGGACGATGACAGAGCTGGAGATCGCTGTGAACCAGCGTGTGGGGGAGTGGGAGGTGATCCAGGAGTCGGGGACCACCCTGAGGCCCCTGTTTGGCCCCGGTTTGACTGGCATGAAGAATCTGGGCAACAGCTGCTACCTCAACTCTGTCATGCAAGTGCTCTTCACCGTTCCAGACTTCCAGAAAAA ATACGTGTCTAACATGGAAAAGATCATTGATGAAGCCCCGAGCGACCCCACCCAGGACTTCAAAACCCAAGT cgCCAAGCTCGGCTACGGTCTGTTGTCAGGAGACTATTCCAAACCAGCACCAGACCCTGGAGATGAAAATGGTGCATCTGAACCCCGG GGAGACCAAATCGGCATTGCACCGCGAATGTTCAAAGCACTTATTGGGCGAGGCCACCCGGAGTTCTCCACCAATCGACAGCAGGATGCGCAGGAGTTTTTATTGCACTTCATAAACATGGTGGAG AGGAACTGTCGCTCTGGCTCCAACCCATCTGAAGCCTTCAGGTtcctggtggaggagaggattGTGTGTCAGCAATCACAGAAAGCCAAGTACACACAGAGGGTGGATTACATCGTGCAGCTGCCTGTGCAGATGGACCAGGCTACCAACACAG AAGAGCTTCAGGAGGCAGAGCGCCGGCGTGAGGAGGGGGACACCTCTGCCCCTACCGTGCGTGCACAAATCCCCTTCACAGCTTGCATGGCGGCC CTAAGTGAACCAGAGATCCTCACAGACTTCTGGAGCTCGGCTGTGCAGTCCAAGACTACTGCTACCAA AACGACCCGCTTCGCCTCCTTCCCCGACCACCTGGTCATCCAGATTAAGAAGTTCACCTTCGGCCTTGACTGGGTGCCAAAGAAACTGG ACGTGAGCATCGATGTTCCGGACACTCTGGACCTGAGCGCTCTGCGTGCAACTGGCCAGCAGCCAGGGGAGGAGCTTCTACCTGAGGTGGCCCCGCCCCCACTCATGACCCCCGATGTGGAGGTTAAAGGTATCCTGGGTTTCCATGGAAACGAGGAGGACGACTCTCTCTACTCCCCACTgctgt CTCCAGTCCTCGACGACTCCACTGTGTCCCAGTTATGTGAAATGGGATTCCCGATGGAGGCCTGCAGGAAAGCGGTGTACTACACTGGGAACACTGGAATCGATGCTGCTATGAATTGGATCATGGGCCATATGGATGACCCAG acTTCGCGGCCCCCCTGGTGATGCCAGGATGCAGCTCCGGCGCCGGGACCACGCCCACAGAGAGCCTCTCTGAGGAGCACCTGGCAACCATCGTCTCCATGGGCTTCAGCCGAGACCAGGCAACCAAAGCACTCCGAGCCACG AGTAATGTCCTGGACCGGGCAGTGGACTGGATCTTCTCCCACCTGGATGACCTGGAGTCCATGGACGTGTCTGAAGGCGGGCGCTCGGCCGCGGAGAGCGAGGGTGGCAGGGAGCCTCCGCCGCCAGGCCCTCGTGTCAAAGACGGAGCAGGCA AGTATGAGCTGTTTGCGTTTATCAGTCACATGGGGACGAGCACGATGTGCGGCCACTACGTCTGTCACATCAAGAAGGATCAGCA GTGGGTCATCTTCAACGACCAGAAAGTGTGCGCTTCAGAGAAACCTCCCAAAGACCTGGGGTACCTCTACTTCTACCGGAGAGTGGGCGAATGA
- the LOC115020747 gene encoding gamma-enolase-like, with protein MSIVNIVAREILDSRGNPTVEVDLHTGKGVFRAAVPSGASTGIYEALELRDGDKTRYKGKGVTKAVGHINDTLGPALIQSGINVLEQEKLDNTMIEMDGTDNKSKFGANAILGVSLAICKAGAAEKGVPLYRHIADLAGNEELVLPVPAFNVINGGSHAGNRLAMQEFMVLPVGAESFRDALRVGAELYQTLRGVIKEKYGQDATNVGDEGGFAPNIQENSEALELIKTAIEKAGFTDKVVIGMDVAASEFFIEGKYDLDFKSPPNAARNISGEELASIYQGFIKDYPVVSIEDPFDQDDWPAWSQFTGSVGIQVVGDDLTVTNPRRIQRAVEDKACNCLLLKVNQIGSVTEAIKACKLAQENGWGVMVSHRSGETEDTFIADLVVGLCTGQIKTGAPCRSERLAKYNQLMRIEEELGDQARFAGHNFRNPSAL; from the exons ATGTCCATAGTAAATATTGTTGCCAGGGAGATCCTGGACTCCAGGGGGAACCCCACTGTGGAAGTAGATCTGCACACCGGCAAAG GTGTGTTCAGGGCTGCTGTACCCAGCGGTGCATCCACCGGCATCTACGAGGCTCTGGAGCTTCGCGATGGAGACAAGACTCGCTACAAGGGCAAAG GTGTAACCAAAGCTGTTGGTCACATCAATGACACCCTCGGTCCGGCCCTGATCCAGTCT GGAATCAACGTGTTGGAGCAGGAGAAACTGGACAACACCATGATCGAAATGGACGGCACTGACAACAAAT CTAAGTTTGGGGCCAATGCTATTCTTGGAGTCTCACTGGCCATATGCAAAGCTGGCGCAGCAGAGAAAGGTGTCCCACTGTACCGCCACATCGCTGATCTGGCAGGAAACGAAGAGTTGGTCCTCCCAGTTCCT GCGTTTAATGTGATCAACGGCGGCTCTCATGCTGGCAACAGATTGGCTATGCAGGAGTTCATGGTACTTCCTGTGGGGGCGGAGTCTTTCCGTGATGCTCTGCGTGTGGGGGCGGAGCTCTACCAGACACTGAGAGGTGTCATCAAGGAGAAGTACGGTCAGGATGCTACAAATGTGGGAGATGAGGGAGGGTTTGCCCCGAATATACAGGAGAACAGTGAAG CCCTGGAGCTGATAAAGACGGCCATAGAGAAAGCAGGCTTCACAGACAAAGTGGTGATCGGGATGGATGTTGCTGCTTCAGAGTTTTTCATCGAGGGCAAGTACGACCTGGACTTCAAGTCTCCGCCCAACGCTGCCCGCAACATCAGTGGGGAGGAGCTGGCCAGCATCTACCAGGGCTTCATTAAGGACTACCCAG TGGTGTCTATCGAAGACCCTTTTGACCAGGACGACTGGCCGGCGTGGTCACAGTTCACAGGCTCAGTGGGCATCCAG GTGGTCGGAGACGATCTGACGGTCACGAACCCGCGCAGGATTCAACGAGCCGTGGAGGACAAGGCCTGCAACTGCCTGCTGCTTAAAGTCAACCAGATTGGCTCTGTTACAGAAGCCATCAAGGC CTGTAAACTGGCCCAGGAGAACGGCTGGGGTGTGATGGTGAGCCACCGCTCAGGAGAAACAGAGGACACTTTTATAGCTGACCTGGTGGTTGGTCTCTGCACTggacag ATCAAGACGGGGGCTCCCTGTCGATCAGAGCGGCTGGCCAAATACAATCAGCTGATGAG gaTTGAGGAAGAGTTGGGAGACCAGGCTCGCTTTGCCGGGCACAACTTCCGCAACCCAAGTGCCCTTTGA
- the atn1 gene encoding atrophin-1 yields the protein MKTRTHKESMPMRSGRRRGASEERRGRRPHTSPTRPERNDRQTQRGAGEELAGNRFSRRSQGHDSSESEGEELVSPPKRQKVQDSVSTPNPPTSTHSTDSSAPSTVPPPTSVASQSRESDNEDGQSQGSRSSVVGSLANSSSSLSSGRDIDQDNRSSSPSLSASPLGSLDSDSDGPDSPKQGEREREKGKEGGVGKVSADDRRALREGRGEESCGDGEKRELDARIEDCPSLKPPSTPCSSSGLTPSLRGAGDSSNDSNSGRKSYFS from the exons atgaaaacacGGACGCACAAAGAATCG ATGCCCATGCGCAGTGGGCGACGACGGGGGGCGAGTGAGGAGAGAAGGGGCAGACGCCCGCACACCAGCCCCACTCGCCCTGAACGCAACGATAGACAGACG CAAAGAGGTGCTGGTGAGGAATTGGCTGGAAATCGCTTCAGTCGCAGATCACAAGGGCATGATTCATCAGAGAGTGAGGGGGAGGAACTTGTGTCTCCTCCAAAGAGGCAGAAAGTTCAG GATTCGGTCTCTACCCCAAACCCTCCAACATCAACACACTCGACTGACAGCTCGGCTCCCTCTACTGTCCCACCTCCAACCTCAGTTGCCAGCCAATCCCGTGAGAGTGACAACGAAGACGGCCAATCCCAGGGCAGTAGGAGTTCAGTTGTAGGGAGCTTGGCCAATAGCAGCAGTAGTCTGAGCAGTGGGCGGGATATAGACCAGGACAATCGTTCCTCATCCCCAAGTCTCTCCGCTTCCCCTTTGGGTAGCCTGGACTCTGATTCCGATGGCCCCGATTCACCAAAGCAAGGAGAGAGGGAACGGGAGAAAGGCAAGGAGGGAGGAGTGGGGAAGGTGTCAGCAGACGATAGGAGAGCGCTacgagaggggagaggggaggagtcCTGTGGAGATGGAGAAAAGCGGGAATTGGATGCACGAATTGAAGACTGTCCGTCTCTTAAGCCCCCCTCCACTCCATGCTCTTCCTCGGGTCTGACTCCCTCTCTCCGTGGAGCAGGGGATTCATCAAACGACAGCAATAGTGGGAGGAAATCCTATTTCTCgtaa